CCTCCTGCAGGGTCGAGCTCGGGTGTCGGGATGGCAGAGTCAGGCAGCCGGTGTCGGGTCAGCTGTAGGTGTGGGTCATGGGCTCCCACCAGCCCTCCGGGGCCGGCAGCGAAGGCAGCGGCGGTGGCGGGCGGTGCTCGTCGGGCCGGCACTGGCCGAACGGGCCCGAGCTGGACAGCAGCACAGGGAGGTGGTGGTCCAGGTGGTGCGCGAACCAGGTCGCCATGCCCTTGTCAGGGTCGAGGCGGGCGGCCTCGAACGTCCGCCACAGCGCCTCCAGGCGCATGATCGCCTCGGCGTGGTCCCACCACTGCGCGCACCACATGCCGGACGGACCACCCAGGGTTCGGGCAAACGCGACGACGAAGAAGCCCTCGACGAACTCGGCCAGCGAGCCGAACAGCGGCACCCACTCATCCCTGGGCGCGACCGGCTCCCGCGGTGGCACCCCAGCAGCTGGAGCGGCGGGCTGGCGCTGCAGCAGGTCACCCACGAGGTCGTCGACGTCGCTGAGCCACTGCTCGACGACGACGAGCCGGTTCCCGGCCTCCTCCAGGGTGGTCGGCGCTCGGCGCTCGGGCTCCTCGTCGTCGAGCACGACCTCCGGCACGTCGGCGCTCACGACGACGCGCCCGCGGTCGTCGTGGCACCGACACTGCGCGCGTGCCAGGCCGGGTCGGGGATGCGCGCCTGCCGACCTTCCAGAGACGCCGCCTCGATCTCGGTGTTGCTGCGCGCGAGCGCTGCGGTGATCTCGTCCTTGCGCGGGCCGGAGTACCAGGGCGCGGAGTGCAGCAGCGCCGGCTTCGAGCCGGTGGACAGCACGATGACCCGGCCCTTGGGCAGGGCGCGGATCTCGGCAGCCGAGAGGATGCGGCGCTGCTGCACCGAGCGGGAGCGGGAGCGCGTCCCGTCGCCGGAGGACACGGAGATGACCTCGACGTCGCAGTCGCCGACCAGGCGGGAGATGTCTTCGGCGAAGGCTGGGTCGTCGGTGCCGGAGCCGATCACCTTGATGGTCGCCGCGCCGAACAGCGCCTTCATGCCGGACTCGCCCCACACCCCGACGCCCTGCGGGTAGGACTGCAGGATCGTGATGGGGATGATGCCGCGGCTGCCGAAGTGGCTGTAGAGCTGGGGAAGGTCCCCGATGCGGCAGATGTTCGCGGCCTCGTCGAGCAGCGCGAGCAGCGGTGCGTCGAGGCGCCCGCCGCGGGAGCGTTCCGCGGCCTGCACCGCCTCGCGCAGCACCCGGTCTGTCAGCGCCGTGACCAGGGGGGCGGCGGAGCCGCCGCCGTCCTTGGACAGCAGGTAGAGCGTCTGCCGGGACCCGGGCAGCGTCGAGGCGTGGAACTCCTCGATCTCCGAACCCGCGGCGGGCGGGTTGACCCACGCCATGATCGCGTCGTTGCGCAGGCAGGACACCGCGGTCTGCGCGGTGAAGAACACGCTGGTGCGGGTCTCCTCCGCGCGGTGCCGGGTAGCGTCCAGGGCACTCGCGATGACCGGGTAGCCGGCCTCCCGCAGCAGCTGCGCCGGCAGAGGTGAGGTCTCGTCGTTGACCCAGCGGTAGACGTCGCGCATCGTGCCGCCCGACACCGCGGCGGCGAGCAGCAGCCCCGAGAGCAGCTCCCGGCCGGCGGGGCCCCAGATATCGCGCTTGGTGCCGTCCTCGACGGTGCCGACGAAGTGACCGGCGAGCCGGTCGGCTTCCTCGACGTTGATCACCGCGCGCAGCGGGTTCCACCACCAGGTCTGCACGACCCGGCCGATGGACTGCGGGTCGAACACCCACACCCGCTCCCCGGTCTGCTTGGCGCGGAGTTCGGCGGTGGCGGCGAGCAGGTCCGGCTTGTTGGAGGTGGCGACCACCGCGCCGGGCGCTTCGAGGAGCTGGGGGATCGCGAAGGCGGTCGTCTTGCCCGAGCGCGGGGCCATGAATGCGAGCGCGACGTCTTCCCAGGAGCCGCGCAGCAGTCCTGCGCCGGGCTGCAGGCGTCCGAGCTGCCAGCCGACCAGCGACCCGGACAGGTCTTTGAGCTTCACCCCGGCCAGCGACGGGCGCAGCCGCGGGACCTGGCGGGCCAGGTGCAGGCGGGTGAGGTGTTCGACGTCGGCGCCGCGGGCCATGAGTCGGCCCGGGTCGGCGGGGCGGCGCGACCCGCGCACGAAGCCGCTCACGACGAAGGCGACCGGCACCACCAGAACGACCAGCACAGCGCCGGCCACGGAGTAGAGGTGGGCCGGGTCGGTGTGCGGCCACTGCGTCGCGAAGTGCTGCGCGGAGTGGCGGGCCATGTCGAGGGCGAGCAATAGGGAGAACGGGCCGGGGTTCCAGCTGCCCGGCCATGAGTTGGTGTGCCCGTGGTGGTGCGCCCAGAGAGCCTCGAGGACGCCGCCGGCGACCCACAGCGCAACGGACGCGGCGACCTGCAGCCCGAACGCGCCGAGAAACAGCCAGGTGCCGGCGACGCCAGCGCCGGCGCCCGCCGGGGCGACCGTGCGGGTCGGGGTCGCGGCCATCAGCGCCCACCCCCAAAGCCGCTAGCGGCTGCGGCCTGCTCGGCCTTGGTGAGGTCGATCGTCCAGCGCTTGTTGGTGTTGTGGACGTTGGACGCCTGCTCCGCGGCAGTCAAAGTGACGCGCACCGGAATGCCGGGGCGCTGCCCGACCTTGATGAGGAACTTCCCGCGCCCGGGCGGGGCGTCGTTCTCATCCCAGCCCGGCGGGGTCGACCAGGAGGTGACCTGCGCGGCCTCCGCGGCGGTGAAGGCGAGGACCTCGCGCAGCTCGGTCAGCTCCGCCGGCGGCAGCCCGCCGACGATGACGAGACCGGAGCGCTCGACGAACCCGCGGGCCTTGGCCCGGTCCTCCTCGTTCTTGAGCGCCCGCAGGTCGGCCATGGAGTGCGAGATCATGGCCTGCCCGACGCCCTCCTGCCGGTTCAGGCGGGTGAGGGAGTCGACCTTGTCGACCATGCCCTCACCGGAGCGCAGCACCCGCCACAGCTCGTCGAGCACGATGAAGAACCGGCGCTGCGGCGCGACGCCGGCGTCCGCGAGCTCGTTCGCGGCCTCCACCGAGCCGAAGCCCTCGTTCCAGCACGCCAGCAGGACCGCGGCCTGCAGGGCGTGGTCGTTGGAGGAGATGCCCGAGACGTCGACGCAGACGGCGGTCGCATCGAGGCGGAGACGTTCGCTGGTCGGGCGGGCGAAGATGCCGCCCAGCGGGCCGTCGATCAGCGCGAGCAGGGAGCGCTGCAGCGGGTCGACCACGCCGTCGTAGCGTTCCCGGTCGCCGCGGTCCAGCGTCGGGAGCCGCACCTCGGCGGGCGCTTCCTCGAGCAGGGCGACGAGGTCACCGAGCAGCGGCGCCGAGGCCACTGCCCCGGCGGCGATGCTGGCCTGGTGGCGGCGCTCGGCGAGCAGGCGCAGCGCGGCGGAGAGCACGGTGCGCTCGGTGTCGGTGGTGGCCGACCCGCGGACGAGCACGATGAGTGCGTCGACCATGTTGAGCCGGCGGCCGTGGGCTTCCTCCCGCAGCCGGGTCGCGCGCTCGTGTAGTCCGGCGGCGTCGAGCTGGGCGGCGGCGTCGTCGAGCGCGCCGGCGTCGAGGACGTTGAGCGAGCCGAGACCGCGGCCCAGCCGAATGATCTGCCCGCCGATCGCGCCCACGAGGTCTGCGTAGTCCGGCTTGAGGTCCCCGAGCACGAGCGGGACGACGCCCTGCCCGGACAGGCCGAGAACCAGCCGACGCACCAGCGTCGACTTGCCCAGCGCCGGGAGCCCGAGGACGAACATGCTGGGGTTGAGGATCAGCTTGGCGCGCTGGAACCACGAGATCGGGTCGCAGCACACCGTCGCGCCGGTCAGCAGCGACGGGCCGAGCGGCACCCCGACGTTCGGGGCCCCGCCGCCGATGACGAACGGGTAGAGCCCGCACACCTGCGTCGTGGAACCACGCCACTCCACCGGTGCCTCCACGTAGGAGACGCGGCCGTGCCCCGGCCCGGCGAAGCCGCGTGAGGTGAGCCGCGGCAGCTGGGCCGCCCCCTGAGCCGGCTTGGGCTTCCCGGCGGCTTTGTTCGCGGCCGCCTCGGACGCTGCCGTCCGCCGTGACCGCCGCCCCGCCGGCGGGCTGCCGTCGCCGTCGCGTGGGGCGGGGACTGTGGCGTCGGTCGGAATCAACCCGGGCGCCTGCGCTGCGGACCGGCGAGCGGCCCGGGAACTCCGGCGGAACGTGCGCATCGCTGCTCCTGAGTCGTTGACGGGTTAGAGGGCGTTGCGGAACACGTCGGGCATGACGACGTGCTTGGGGAGCACGACACCGACGCCGAGGGCGGCGGCGAACGAGGCGGCCTGGGAGCCGTAGCAGCGGCGCAGACGCAGTCGCGACGCGCCGCCGAGCTGGTCAACCGCCTCCGCGGCGGCCGGGAGCTGGGCGGGGTCGTCTACGGTCGCGGTCACCAGGACCGCCTGCCGCACGAGACCGGCGCCGGCGGCCTGCTCCGCGGCCGTCTGGCGCGCAGCGCTCAGGGCGAGGGTGTCGGCGGCGCCCGGCTGCCCGCGGCGAGCAGTGGCCACGGTGTTCGCGGTCTTGACGGCTTCGTCGGCGATCCGGGCGGCGGTCGCCGGGTCGAAGGGCCGGTAGACGAACGTGACGCGCTTGCGCGACAGGCCGGGGTGCGGGGCGAGCAGCCGCCCGAGGACCGAGGACTGCACGGCACCGGCCGGGGGGCTGATCGCCGCCCAGGTGATCGAGGCTGCGGACTCGTGGCGCAGCGCCCCCCACGACTCGACCTGCGCCATCGGCCCCGCGGTCTCCCACGTGACTCCTGAGTCCTCACCGGCGGCGTGCGCCTGCTCCAGCGCGAGCGCGGCGGCCGGGTCGTAAGCGACCCGTACGGTCTCCGCGAGTTCGGTCGGGGTCATCGCCCGCACCGCGCCGGCGCCCGTGCCGCGCAGCTGCGCGACCAGGCCCGGGAGGCGCTGCCCGATCTGCTCGGCCATCTCCCGCGCCGTCCGTACGCCCTTCGGCTTCGCCGCCGGAGCGGGCAGCATCGAGGGCAGGTCCTCGTCATCGGTGCCCGCAGCCGGGTCATGACCGCGCTCCAGTGCCGTGAGGTCGAGGACCGCCTGCGCGTCCTTGGACACCTTCGCCCGGCGCCCCTTGCGCAGCGGCGTCTCGTCCTCGACGGTCGCGGAGCGACGGGCGGTGAAGGTCAGGGTCACCCACGCGCGCACGGAGGCGGAGCCGGACGGGAACGTGGCCGCGGCCTCGCGGAGCATGGCCTGCGCCAGCGCCGGCGAGGACGGGTCGATCTGCCGGTGAATCTCCGCCGCCAACCGGGTGCCAGGATCGGGAGCCGTCTCTACCGTCACCGAGCACGCCTCGAGACCCGGCTCGTGGGCGAGGTCGGCGAGGAACCGGCCGAACAGCGCCACCCAGGTGTCGACGGTGTCTTGGTCGACCAGCTGGGAGCCCTCGGGCTCGCAGCGCAGCACCACCGCGTAGTGCCGGGCCGAGGGCATCGAGAGCAGCGCGAAGTGCTCCCCCGTGGAGCTCTGCGCGAGGAACAGCTCGGAGCGGGCCAGCAGGCCCGGGAGCCTGGCGGCACCGAACGCGACCGGTGCGACCGTGCCAGCGAGGTAGAGGTGCTGACGCTTGCGCTTCCCACGCCACCACGCCACCCGCGTCGTCGAGGTCTGCCACACGTTGCGCCCCGCCCGGTTCTTCTTGGCGATGCCACCGATGACGAGCAGGAACAGCACCAGAACGACACCGGCCCACACCCACCCGCGGCCCAGTTGCACCAGCACCGTGGCAGCGAGCCCGACGAAGATCAGGACGGTGCCGAGGGTGCCGAGCCCGAACAGGCCCGGGGACACCGGCACTGCCCAGTTGCCGTAGGTGCGGACGGGGTTTTCGGTGCCGGTTGTGGTGGTGGTCATGGCAGGAGGACCTCTTTCAGGGCGCGCGAGGGCCACGAGCGGGCGTCACGCGCCCGGCCGAGGAGCTGGATGAGTCGTGCCCCCGTCGGGGAGGGCTTGTCGGGTCGGCCTAGACGCCTAGGTCGACGGAGGAGTTCGTAGCCCCGGAAGCGGTGTTGCGCACCGCGGAGGCCGCCTGCATGCCGTAGTCGGCTGCGGTCGCCGCACCTGCGGTCGCCGCGCCAGCACCAGCTTTCGCGGCCCCGGATGCTCCGGCGCGAGCCCCGGCTCCGGCAGAGCCGGCCTTGCCGCCGAGGTCGGTGACGTTGAAGGACCCGTTCTTGCCCTGGCTGGCCGTCATCACGGTGGGGCTGCCCGCGTGGCCGGCTCCGGTCGGGCTTCCCGTTCCGACCAGGCCGGGCTGGTGGCTTCCGGTCTTGCTGGTCGACGAGCTCGAGGACGACTTGTGGTCGGCCAGCATCCGCGCGCCGGTGACTGCGGCCATCCCGGCCGCAGCCAGGGCCCCGCCGCCGCCGTGCGACGTGGCGGCCGCGACCGCTGGAGTGACCAGGCGCATCAGCGCGGGCAGGGCCAGGATGGACAGCATCATCATGAACATGCCGACGAGGACCTGGAACGTCGTCGAGCCGTCCCCGATCATGAAGAACGCGGCGGCGTAGACGATCGCCGCAGCCGGCTTGTAGAGCAGGTAGGCGACCGTCCAGGACACCAGCCGGTTGAACCACGCCTTGCCTGACTCGGTGCCCGAGCCCGCGGCCGCCAGCGGCAGGACGCCGGCCACGATGGTGAGCATGCCGACGCGAGTCAGCATGAGCATCATCTGCACCAGCGAGGCCAGGATGCCGACGAACCCGACGAGCATCACCAGCCCGGGGCCCATGCCGTTCGGGCCACCCGCCGCCGACGTGATGCCGGCCATCAGGGCGATCCGCTCGCCGAGGTGCCCGCCTGCGGCGTTGTCGAGGATGTAGGAGGAGAACTTGTCGGACGCCGTGCCCAGGGCGTTGATCGCCGCTACGCCGGCCCCCGCGGTCAGCACCCACGTCAGCGTGCCACGCACCGCCTGGTAGCCGTGCCGATGGTCACCGGAGTAGGCCATCCTCAGCCCGGCGACCATAATGCACAGCACCGCCAGAGCCACGGTGTACCAGTGCGTCGACGCCTGCAGATCATGCACCGGACCCGAGGACTTGCTCACAGTGGGCAGGTCGACGTCAGTCCAGAACGTCAGCGCGAACTGCGTCGCCTTCGCGAACCCATCGGCGATCCGCTGAGCCGCCGCGTCGAAGGCGCTGCCAGCCGCCTTCGACACTGCATCGCCAGCGGCACCGCAGACTGCTCCTGCAACAGGCACATCGCAGAGGCTCACTAGACACCTCCCCATGGGATGAAGCCGCTGAGGCTGGCGACCGGCTGCACATTGGGCGTCGTGCTTCCGTCGGGCTGAAGTTCGAGCCTCCAGTCGCCGTCCACCCACCTGACGGTGTTGGTGGACACGTGCATCGTGCCGTTGCTAAAGCGGCTCACCAGCTCGACGACCGCGAGGTCCGGCGAGTAGGTGACGAACTGGAAGCCAGCGATCTGGCCAAAGGTGCCCGAGGGGTCGTCCGCCGTCGCCTTCGCACGCAACTGCACGAACCTGTCGCGGCCGGCTCCAGCAAGAACCTGCTGCTCCACGACCTGCCGCCACCCCTCACCTGGGGTGATGAGGTAGCGGAAGACGAGATTGCTCGCCGAGAGCAGTGCACCGGTGGGTGTGCGGCTGTAGCCGGCGTAGACCGGGCCGTTGATGCGGCTCGGGCCATCGGTCGCGCTGCTGGGCAGAGCGACGCCCTGGAACAGCGACCAGGTCACGCCACGCGGCGCAGCGGTTGGCACCGTCGTGTCCAGCGGGGCGGGTGCGGACGGCGTGGGCGAGGCAGACTGCGAGGACCGCGTCGCTACCGACGCGGAGGGCTGGGGAGCCGCTTGTCCCGGCTCCCCAGCCCCGTGTCCGTGCGTCACCACAGCGAGGACAACACCGAGCGCCACGATCAACGCCACGACGATTCCTGCCACCACGACACCGGCCCGCGCCCGACTCGACTCCACGCTGTCCTCCTCGAACTGCTCCCGCAGGGGGTGGAGGTCCAGCATGGTCTGTGGCCCCTGTCAGGCGTCGAGGGCGTTGACGATCGGGCCCGCCGCCACCGCGACGATCAGGCCCATGCACACCTTGCCGAGCGAGGCGACCTGCTCGCCGCCGTCGTCGCCGCGGCGGTGGGAGATCACCATCTTGGTGCCGACGGCCATGAGACCGGCGACACCGGCCACCGTGACGCCCCAGCCGACCCAGTTGAGGACCGTCTGGAAGCCACCGGTCCCGGGAGGGGCCGTGTTGCTGACCGTGATGGCGCCGGCCGGGCGGGCTCCCGCCGCCGACACGAGGCTCATCGAGGTCGTGATGGCCAGCGCGAGGAGCAGCTGACGGGCCGCGTTGACCCGAGCGCGCAGCCGGGCCAGCGGCCGGAAGCGCCGGGCGGTGCTGGCCCCCGTCGGAGTCGTCATGAGTGGGTCCCCTTCCTGGGTGGTGGGCGGGGCTTGATCTCCGCCCGGTCCATGGCCGTAAACTATTGCTTACGGTGCGAGTCAGCCTAGGAAGGTGCAATGCGTGCTGTCAACTACCGCTTACAGGGCAACGATGGCTAGTGAGCAGCTGCCGTTCTGGCAGCATGGGGCGACGGGGATCACCACTGTGAGAGGCGCAGCGTGTCGGACGAGGGCGAGTCGCAGCCGCAAGGCCCACCGCCCCCTCGTGTCCGCTCCCTCTCCGAGAAGCTGGACCTCCTGTTCCGAGAGATCCATCCCTCCGGGCGCGGCGAGTTCAGCTACCGCGAGGTCGCCGAGGGCATCGAGAAAGCTGGCGGCCCCTCCACGTCGCACACGTACCTGTGGCAGCTCCGCACCGGCAAGCGCACAAACCCGACGATGCAGCATCTAGAAGCGATCGCGGGGTTCTTCCGCGTCCCTCTCGCCTACTTCGTCGACGACGCGACCGCAGACCAGGTCAACCGGGAGCTGTCGCTGCTCGCGGCGCTGCGCGACGCCAAGATCAGCTCCGTCGCGCTGCGGCTGGCGGAGCTGTCGCCCGAGGGCGTCGACGCGATCACGCGCATGGTCGACGAGATCAGCGCCGCGGAGTCAGCCGGTGAGACTCCACCCGACCGCAGGTCGCGCGGACCCGAAGTGCCACGGCAAGATAGGGCATAAGGGCACGAAGTGCCCTCGCCCGGAACGTGCGGGCAGGGACGCGCTGGTCTAGGGGTCTGGCTGCATGAGCTGGAAAGTGCGGAGGCGCTGCGAAGCGCGCTTGCGGGGGCTCCAGCTGCCGGCCGACGCCATGAGCATGCCTGACGTAGTCGCTCACCTTGAGCGAGCTCGCGGCCGGCAGATCGAGCTTCGGCCGTTCCACATGCCCGACGGTGGCCCGTCCGGTGTCTGGCTCCCCTCCTCGCAGGCTGACTACGTCTTCTACGAGGCCGCGACCAGCGCCCGCCACCAGGCGCAGATCATCGGCCACGAGCTCGGGCACATGGCAGCAGGCCACACCCCCGCCGTTCACCAGGCGCTGGGCCGACTCCCCTCCCTCTTCCTTGCGGGAGGAGCCGCCGACCTCATGCTGCTGCGCGACGAGTACGAGAGTGCCGAAGAGGACGAGGCCGAGACGATGGCCGACGCCCTGCTCGCCCGTATCGAGCGTGCCGCCGCGGTCGCCGGCGACGACGCGTTCCTCGGCGCGCTGCGCCGCAGCTAGCCCATGCGGTACGCCGAGCACCTGGCCGGTGACCTACCGCCGATCATCATCTGCGCGTGCGCCCTGTACCGGGTGCCCTCGACCCTGCGCCGCGACGCGACACCCGCCCTTCGCGCGCTAGGCGGCCTGATCTTCTGGCTGGCCGCAGGGATGACGCTGCTCTCGCCCCCCGTGTATCGCTTGGTCGACCGAACCCTTCACGTCCCTAACATCTCAGCGCTGCTCGGTGAAGCGGCAGGGCTGATCCTCGTCTGGCCGGGCCGGAACATGCTGCTCTACGAGGAGCACCCGGTCGAGAAGGCCCGCGCGATCAGCAGGCGGCGCTACTGGGGGCTGCCGCCCATGCTCCTGCTCAGCCTGGGCATGTGGTGGATCTCGCGGGGACCCACCAGCGATCCCGCCTACCTCGTGCACTCTGGCACGTCCCCTGCCGCCGTGGGCTACCTTTGCGTCGCCCGGTCGGGGGTCATCGTCGGTGCTCTCGACTGCTTCCGCTGGTGCTTGCACTACAGCCGAAGGACGCAGGCCGACCTTCGCGTCGGCCTGGCCGCCATGTCCTTCGCCGGCGGCCTCGCCCTGCTGATGGTGACCTACGAGAGCACCTACTACGTCGCCGGACTGGTGGGCAGAGACCTCGCACCCTGGGGCTCGGCGGAGCTCATCATGCGAGGCATCATCGGCGTGTCCACCTCCATGCTCGCGCTCGGTCTGGCCCTGCCGACCTGGTGGACGCGCAGCGGGACTGCGCTGCGCCGCTGGCGTGCCCTGCGCGACCTACGCCCCTTGTGGGTCGACGTCACCGCGGCCGTGCCCACCGTCGTTCGTCCCGTCTCCCGCTGGTCGCCGGAGCTGGCGCTGCACCGCCGAGTCGTCGAGATCCGGGACGCTCAGCTGGCGCTGCGCCGGCACGCGCAGCCCCTCGCACCCGCCGCGCTCGCCGTGGCGCGGGAGAGAGGTCTCGACGACGAGGTACAGCAGGCCTTCGTCGAAGCGACCGTCACAGCCGGCGCGGTCCTCGCCAAGCGGGCGGGGCTCGAGAGCAGGTCGGCCTCGGGCTCACTCGCCGTGGTGCACGGCGGCGCCAGCCTGCAGGACGAGACC
Above is a genomic segment from Motilibacter peucedani containing:
- a CDS encoding type IV secretory system conjugative DNA transfer family protein translates to MAATPTRTVAPAGAGAGVAGTWLFLGAFGLQVAASVALWVAGGVLEALWAHHHGHTNSWPGSWNPGPFSLLLALDMARHSAQHFATQWPHTDPAHLYSVAGAVLVVLVVPVAFVVSGFVRGSRRPADPGRLMARGADVEHLTRLHLARQVPRLRPSLAGVKLKDLSGSLVGWQLGRLQPGAGLLRGSWEDVALAFMAPRSGKTTAFAIPQLLEAPGAVVATSNKPDLLAATAELRAKQTGERVWVFDPQSIGRVVQTWWWNPLRAVINVEEADRLAGHFVGTVEDGTKRDIWGPAGRELLSGLLLAAAVSGGTMRDVYRWVNDETSPLPAQLLREAGYPVIASALDATRHRAEETRTSVFFTAQTAVSCLRNDAIMAWVNPPAAGSEIEEFHASTLPGSRQTLYLLSKDGGGSAAPLVTALTDRVLREAVQAAERSRGGRLDAPLLALLDEAANICRIGDLPQLYSHFGSRGIIPITILQSYPQGVGVWGESGMKALFGAATIKVIGSGTDDPAFAEDISRLVGDCDVEVISVSSGDGTRSRSRSVQQRRILSAAEIRALPKGRVIVLSTGSKPALLHSAPWYSGPRKDEITAALARSNTEIEAASLEGRQARIPDPAWHARSVGATTTAGASS
- a CDS encoding DUF4913 domain-containing protein; translation: MSADVPEVVLDDEEPERRAPTTLEEAGNRLVVVEQWLSDVDDLVGDLLQRQPAAPAAGVPPREPVAPRDEWVPLFGSLAEFVEGFFVVAFARTLGGPSGMWCAQWWDHAEAIMRLEALWRTFEAARLDPDKGMATWFAHHLDHHLPVLLSSSGPFGQCRPDEHRPPPPLPSLPAPEGWWEPMTHTYS
- a CDS encoding SCO6880 family protein, yielding MTTTTTGTENPVRTYGNWAVPVSPGLFGLGTLGTVLIFVGLAATVLVQLGRGWVWAGVVLVLFLLVIGGIAKKNRAGRNVWQTSTTRVAWWRGKRKRQHLYLAGTVAPVAFGAARLPGLLARSELFLAQSSTGEHFALLSMPSARHYAVVLRCEPEGSQLVDQDTVDTWVALFGRFLADLAHEPGLEACSVTVETAPDPGTRLAAEIHRQIDPSSPALAQAMLREAAATFPSGSASVRAWVTLTFTARRSATVEDETPLRKGRRAKVSKDAQAVLDLTALERGHDPAAGTDDEDLPSMLPAPAAKPKGVRTAREMAEQIGQRLPGLVAQLRGTGAGAVRAMTPTELAETVRVAYDPAAALALEQAHAAGEDSGVTWETAGPMAQVESWGALRHESAASITWAAISPPAGAVQSSVLGRLLAPHPGLSRKRVTFVYRPFDPATAARIADEAVKTANTVATARRGQPGAADTLALSAARQTAAEQAAGAGLVRQAVLVTATVDDPAQLPAAAEAVDQLGGASRLRLRRCYGSQAASFAAALGVGVVLPKHVVMPDVFRNAL
- a CDS encoding MAB_1171c family putative transporter; translated protein: MRYAEHLAGDLPPIIICACALYRVPSTLRRDATPALRALGGLIFWLAAGMTLLSPPVYRLVDRTLHVPNISALLGEAAGLILVWPGRNMLLYEEHPVEKARAISRRRYWGLPPMLLLSLGMWWISRGPTSDPAYLVHSGTSPAAVGYLCVARSGVIVGALDCFRWCLHYSRRTQADLRVGLAAMSFAGGLALLMVTYESTYYVAGLVGRDLAPWGSAELIMRGIIGVSTSMLALGLALPTWWTRSGTALRRWRALRDLRPLWVDVTAAVPTVVRPVSRWSPELALHRRVVEIRDAQLALRRHAQPLAPAALAVARERGLDDEVQQAFVEATVTAGAVLAKRAGLESRSASGSLAVVHGGASLQDETAWLVQVAQQYAEAKALASARLSLADHPEPQPAR
- a CDS encoding helix-turn-helix transcriptional regulator; amino-acid sequence: MSDEGESQPQGPPPPRVRSLSEKLDLLFREIHPSGRGEFSYREVAEGIEKAGGPSTSHTYLWQLRTGKRTNPTMQHLEAIAGFFRVPLAYFVDDATADQVNRELSLLAALRDAKISSVALRLAELSPEGVDAITRMVDEISAAESAGETPPDRRSRGPEVPRQDRA